The Sulfurimonas hydrogeniphila genome includes a window with the following:
- a CDS encoding FAD:protein FMN transferase → MYKFFLLVSVFVACNADSQMIQRTKVLMGTFVSISVDKEDKKFLKPSFEIIKRVDNSLSTYKKNSPISQLNQNRHASLDKYSYEALTLSLKYYKQTHGYFNIAIGTITKDLYRFGAKERIALKNELEKSSVSVNELRFDKDEAFLGNAVKIDLGGMGKGFAADKVSEFLLQNKVKKAVVALSGDIRCIGSCKIAVNNPLDVTHPLVTFIMHNSGVSTSGNYNRYIKSTKHNHLINPKTKESEQKFISITLVSKLPSATLDAYATAASVMPIKETYAFLDSKKIGYIILQADKKLVISKNIAEYTDMFIKN, encoded by the coding sequence ATGTACAAATTTTTTCTTCTTGTCTCTGTGTTTGTTGCATGTAATGCAGATTCACAGATGATACAGCGTACAAAAGTATTGATGGGTACTTTTGTGTCAATATCTGTCGACAAGGAAGATAAAAAATTTCTTAAACCCTCTTTTGAGATTATCAAAAGGGTCGATAACTCGCTCTCTACCTATAAAAAGAATTCTCCAATATCTCAACTTAATCAAAACAGACATGCATCTTTAGACAAGTATTCTTATGAAGCTTTGACGCTTTCTTTAAAATACTATAAGCAAACACATGGATACTTTAATATTGCGATAGGAACAATTACGAAAGATTTATACAGATTTGGTGCCAAAGAGCGTATTGCTTTGAAAAATGAACTTGAAAAAAGTTCTGTTTCTGTCAATGAGCTTAGATTTGATAAAGATGAGGCTTTTTTAGGCAATGCAGTAAAAATAGATCTTGGCGGTATGGGAAAGGGATTTGCAGCAGACAAAGTCAGTGAATTTTTACTGCAAAACAAGGTGAAAAAGGCAGTTGTTGCCCTGAGCGGAGACATTCGATGCATAGGCAGCTGTAAAATTGCCGTTAATAATCCTTTGGATGTGACACATCCTTTGGTTACATTTATAATGCATAACAGCGGTGTGAGCACAAGCGGAAATTATAATCGTTATATAAAAAGCACAAAGCATAATCATCTCATTAATCCAAAAACAAAAGAATCAGAACAAAAATTTATCTCTATAACGCTTGTCTCAAAACTTCCATCAGCAACACTCGATGCATATGCAACGGCTGCGAGTGTTATGCCGATAAAAGAAACATATGCATTTTTAGATTCTAAGAAGATAGGCTACATTATTTTGCAAGCAGATAAAAAACTTGTTATAAGCAAAAATATAGCTGAATATACTGATATGTTTATTAAAAATTAA
- a CDS encoding multiheme c-type cytochrome, translating into MKTLLLFLLLLITCNASFANDNKVCQKCHPLIYKEYYDSIHRKSSLANDAIYRAVFEKEHKEKERGKCNSCHAPSAKNLQQEKEEPISCIYCHTIKNIQKYDEANKNILTGKKKDFFSAQEDKKNRSKVTYETTTSFFGLIKRSKNSPYHQIEYNNENYYNGNVCMGCHSHVNNAHDFDIIMLDAYIDKKDKNTCISCHMPQTMGSKTTLSDSKTHAYHGIAGLHKLSKSLGKYINFHVQKHEKGFQVSIENLANHALFGQAYREGVLNVTIIRGADKIVQEPYIFTRIFGKGNKESMPFEATNILKDTLIYAKKNIVYNTKLQKGDKIVLTLGFRLISKKAAKELKLQHNKELTKIRILKTESFNF; encoded by the coding sequence ATGAAAACACTTTTATTATTTTTATTACTTCTTATTACATGTAATGCTTCCTTTGCAAACGACAACAAAGTGTGTCAAAAATGCCATCCTTTAATCTATAAAGAATATTATGATTCAATTCACAGAAAGTCATCGCTTGCTAATGATGCAATATATAGAGCGGTCTTTGAGAAAGAACACAAAGAAAAAGAAAGAGGCAAATGCAACAGCTGTCATGCACCAAGCGCAAAAAACCTGCAACAGGAAAAAGAAGAACCGATATCATGTATCTACTGCCATACAATCAAAAATATTCAAAAATATGATGAAGCAAACAAAAATATTTTAACAGGAAAGAAAAAAGACTTCTTTAGCGCCCAAGAAGATAAAAAAAACAGATCCAAAGTTACATATGAAACAACAACTTCTTTTTTTGGTCTTATCAAACGCTCTAAAAATTCTCCTTATCACCAAATTGAATACAACAATGAAAACTACTATAACGGCAATGTCTGCATGGGATGCCATTCACATGTAAACAATGCGCATGATTTTGATATCATCATGCTTGATGCGTATATTGACAAAAAAGACAAAAACACCTGCATATCCTGTCATATGCCGCAAACCATGGGCAGCAAAACAACACTCAGCGACAGTAAGACTCATGCCTATCATGGCATAGCAGGTCTGCACAAACTCAGCAAAAGTCTCGGAAAATATATCAATTTTCATGTACAAAAACATGAAAAAGGCTTTCAGGTAAGCATTGAAAATCTTGCCAATCATGCTCTGTTCGGACAGGCCTACAGAGAAGGAGTCCTCAATGTTACAATCATTCGCGGAGCAGACAAAATAGTTCAGGAACCTTATATATTTACACGTATTTTCGGAAAAGGCAACAAAGAAAGTATGCCTTTTGAAGCGACGAATATTTTAAAAGATACCCTTATTTATGCGAAAAAAAATATTGTCTACAATACAAAGCTGCAAAAAGGTGATAAAATTGTACTAACACTTGGTTTTCGGCTTATCTCAAAAAAAGCAGCAAAAGAGTTAAAGCTGCAACATAACAAAGAGCTTACCAAAATAAGAATTCTAAAAACTGAATCATTTAATTTTTAA
- a CDS encoding FMN-binding protein — MKYISLFILLLTQQLSAQLLVSPIDAMKENFDLNATITKKNIILTHEKFKTVQKNAGVKLTTKIYRVYIAEKNGKILGYGILVNRKVRSKNAVTLYFFKDSVLQGIEVIAFNETLEYLPPKRWTQQFKNKKTDKLLKLNREITNISGATMSAKSLTDGSRIAFAIYNMLYKDK, encoded by the coding sequence ATGAAATATATTTCACTATTTATACTGCTATTGACACAACAGCTATCAGCCCAACTCCTTGTATCTCCTATTGATGCAATGAAAGAAAATTTTGATCTTAATGCAACAATTACCAAGAAGAATATTATTCTGACCCATGAAAAATTTAAAACAGTACAAAAAAATGCAGGTGTAAAACTGACTACAAAAATCTACAGAGTATATATAGCCGAAAAAAACGGAAAAATATTAGGATACGGCATACTTGTTAACAGAAAAGTTCGTTCCAAAAATGCAGTAACACTCTATTTTTTCAAAGACTCTGTTTTGCAGGGGATAGAAGTCATTGCCTTTAATGAAACACTGGAATATCTTCCGCCAAAAAGATGGACGCAACAGTTTAAAAACAAAAAAACTGACAAGTTGTTAAAACTCAATCGTGAAATAACAAATATCTCAGGTGCAACAATGAGCGCAAAGAGTCTTACTGATGGTTCGCGTATAGCATTTGCCATATACAATATGCTCTATAAGGATAAATAA
- a CDS encoding porin has translation MKKTNVSLVLASMLLVSSASFGDDKTDILKLQQEVKDLKEMTQILVDETSDLKTGFNYTKVDEKKRYTGLGSAASKVYYSKSPLSIGGYGEMYYSSTQKAGSETQIKRFITYFGYKFADNIILNSEIEYEGGGVKATSTGATGDTVAVEFMYLDFIGNKNFNARLGNFLLPMGLMNEQHEPTLFTTIQRPNTAKYIIPTTWNTSGAMVYGEIADGIEYKASIVTALQITDTGDKWVRNGRGSGRLVKNPDAAGQIRVDYTGKSGLLIGASSYFSKDLLMVDVHLDYKIGAARIYGTYAQNKRLDTNASQQVTANYGGFLNASYNIASLIGTDKKTPLFVQYERYNPQSEVSNGGTAGDAITDVTLGINFFPHEQVVLKAEYVVSDNAATGNITGISLGFVF, from the coding sequence ATGAAAAAAACAAACGTATCACTAGTATTAGCAAGCATGTTACTGGTAAGCAGTGCCTCTTTCGGGGATGACAAAACAGATATTCTCAAGCTTCAACAGGAAGTGAAAGATCTCAAAGAAATGACACAGATTCTTGTTGATGAAACAAGTGATTTAAAAACCGGCTTTAATTATACCAAAGTTGATGAGAAAAAGCGTTATACCGGTCTAGGTAGTGCTGCTTCTAAAGTTTATTACTCAAAATCACCGTTAAGTATCGGCGGATACGGTGAAATGTATTATTCAAGTACACAAAAGGCTGGTTCTGAAACACAGATAAAAAGATTTATAACATATTTTGGATATAAGTTTGCTGACAATATCATTTTAAACTCGGAAATTGAGTATGAAGGCGGCGGAGTAAAGGCTACCAGTACAGGTGCGACCGGTGATACTGTAGCTGTTGAATTTATGTACCTTGACTTCATCGGGAACAAAAACTTCAATGCACGTCTTGGTAACTTCTTGCTCCCGATGGGTTTAATGAATGAACAGCACGAACCGACACTCTTTACAACGATACAGCGTCCAAATACAGCGAAGTATATTATTCCGACTACATGGAATACTTCAGGGGCAATGGTTTACGGTGAAATTGCAGATGGCATAGAGTACAAAGCCTCTATAGTCACAGCACTGCAGATAACGGATACCGGGGACAAGTGGGTAAGAAACGGCCGCGGCAGCGGGCGTTTAGTGAAAAATCCGGATGCAGCAGGACAGATAAGAGTTGACTACACCGGAAAAAGCGGTTTGCTTATCGGTGCTTCATCATACTTTTCAAAAGATTTGCTTATGGTAGATGTTCATCTTGACTACAAAATAGGCGCAGCAAGAATTTACGGTACCTATGCACAAAACAAAAGACTTGATACAAATGCAAGTCAACAGGTTACAGCAAATTACGGCGGTTTCTTAAATGCAAGTTACAATATTGCCTCTTTAATAGGTACAGACAAAAAAACACCTCTTTTTGTGCAATATGAACGATATAATCCGCAATCAGAAGTAAGCAACGGCGGAACTGCAGGTGATGCCATAACAGATGTGACACTTGGGATTAACTTTTTCCCACATGAGCAGGTAGTCCTTAAAGCTGAATATGTTGTCTCAGACAATGCGGCGACAGGGAATATTACCGGCATATCTTTAGGTTTTGTTTTTTAA
- a CDS encoding DUF695 domain-containing protein: MREIFIRNEDGNQVSIEVDLNAYAYSNKYGWLLSVFIKFDALDESAEGFEEFLDVKESLIITLEHEDKAKYVGSRVVDGWSELYFYAADSKGLDAAVANMLKPAHYIYESNVVRDTKWDFHYKNLAPNDLELCHIESEKIIFLLKEEGDNLEIPRAVEHYVSFTTPTQKNKFIDSLQLEGFSFKDEISSDEFENGIALVKTHAVTTEEVKKVVNELFEAIKKEQGYYEGWSTLLAQEENV, from the coding sequence ATGAGAGAAATATTTATAAGAAACGAAGACGGTAATCAAGTGTCGATAGAAGTAGATTTAAATGCTTATGCATATAGTAACAAGTACGGATGGCTGCTTAGTGTATTTATAAAGTTTGATGCTCTTGATGAAAGCGCAGAGGGCTTTGAAGAGTTTTTGGATGTAAAAGAATCTTTGATTATAACTCTTGAACATGAAGACAAAGCAAAGTACGTCGGTTCAAGAGTTGTAGATGGATGGAGTGAGCTCTATTTTTACGCGGCTGACTCAAAAGGCTTGGATGCTGCAGTGGCAAATATGCTAAAACCAGCTCATTATATTTATGAAAGCAATGTAGTCCGTGATACAAAATGGGATTTTCATTATAAAAACCTTGCTCCGAATGATTTGGAACTGTGTCATATAGAAAGCGAAAAAATTATTTTTTTACTCAAAGAAGAAGGCGATAATTTAGAAATTCCAAGAGCAGTGGAACATTATGTTTCATTTACAACACCTACGCAAAAAAATAAATTTATAGATTCTTTACAGCTTGAAGGCTTTAGTTTTAAAGACGAAATAAGCAGTGACGAATTTGAAAACGGTATTGCTCTTGTGAAAACACATGCAGTAACTACAGAGGAAGTAAAAAAAGTTGTCAATGAACTTTTTGAAGCAATAAAAAAAGAGCAGGGCTATTATGAAGGATGGAGTACGCTTTTAGCACAAGAAGAAAATGTTTAA
- a CDS encoding MFS transporter — translation MFKIAGVINYLAVVFLNAFTDLGHKIIIQNTIFKVYDGSTQIVLTAIVNALVLLPFILIFSPSGFLADRFAKNKIMEYAALFAVIITLGITYAYYHGYFVFAFILTFLLAMQSAIYGPAKYGYIKELVGVKFLSSANSAVQAITTVAILGGIIFYTVLFEGMYRDTLVTESQILQTVAPLGWLLVIGSIIEWFLASKLPNKMIEASKRDFRLKKYVSGVYLFRNIKTVRRNREIFDAIIALSLFWSISQVVLAVFGEYAKDELHVTNTIYVQGVMALAGIGIVVGSVMVAKLSRFYINVGLAGIGATIITLIVLSVPFLHSMTFIAIMFTLFGIFAAFILVPLNARIQYLASRVHLGIILAANNFIQNIFMFTFLLLTTVFAYLGMNAELLFYFMGMIGIYLVRNLYKRYVVEMFFSLMGLIAALRHKYIYIGLENIPEDKAVLLLGNHVSWLDWILLQLPIARRINYMMDKDIYNWKFFHAVFKKGEAIPLSPRAFKDAMKEAHKRLKKGSIVALFPEGEISQDGNIHEFKRGYELIPKDYEGVIVPFYIDKGIFGSSFAKYRPKGAKRNIFKRRVVKIYFGNPLPIDTKAKELRDIILQMREKYEAE, via the coding sequence ATGTTTAAAATAGCAGGTGTTATCAATTATCTTGCAGTGGTTTTTCTGAATGCTTTTACAGATCTCGGGCATAAAATCATTATACAAAACACGATATTTAAGGTTTATGACGGAAGTACACAAATTGTCTTGACGGCAATCGTTAATGCCTTGGTTTTACTTCCTTTTATTTTGATTTTTTCTCCTTCGGGTTTCTTGGCAGACAGATTTGCCAAAAACAAAATTATGGAGTATGCTGCTCTTTTTGCGGTGATTATTACCCTTGGTATTACCTATGCCTATTATCATGGGTATTTTGTTTTTGCTTTTATTTTAACCTTTTTGCTTGCGATGCAGAGTGCAATTTACGGCCCGGCGAAATACGGATATATAAAAGAATTGGTTGGTGTGAAATTTCTCAGCAGTGCCAACAGTGCTGTTCAGGCAATCACAACCGTTGCGATCCTTGGCGGTATTATTTTTTATACGGTTTTATTTGAGGGAATGTACAGGGATACTTTGGTAACAGAGTCCCAAATTTTGCAAACTGTTGCGCCTCTGGGCTGGCTTTTGGTGATCGGTTCGATAATTGAGTGGTTTTTAGCCTCAAAACTGCCAAATAAAATGATAGAAGCGAGTAAACGGGATTTTCGCTTAAAAAAGTATGTGAGCGGTGTCTATTTGTTCAGAAACATTAAAACAGTCAGAAGAAACAGAGAAATCTTTGATGCGATTATCGCACTCAGTCTTTTCTGGTCAATATCACAGGTTGTTTTGGCTGTATTTGGCGAATATGCAAAAGATGAGCTACATGTAACCAACACCATCTATGTTCAGGGTGTGATGGCACTTGCAGGGATAGGCATTGTTGTCGGATCAGTTATGGTTGCAAAACTCTCAAGATTTTATATTAATGTCGGTTTGGCGGGGATAGGGGCAACCATTATAACGCTTATTGTTTTGAGTGTGCCGTTTTTGCATTCTATGACATTCATTGCAATTATGTTTACACTCTTTGGTATTTTTGCGGCATTTATTTTGGTACCGTTAAATGCAAGAATTCAGTATCTGGCTTCACGTGTACATCTTGGAATTATTTTGGCAGCAAATAATTTTATACAAAACATATTTATGTTTACTTTTTTATTGTTGACAACGGTATTCGCATATTTAGGGATGAATGCAGAACTGCTTTTTTATTTTATGGGGATGATAGGCATTTATCTGGTACGTAATTTATATAAAAGATATGTAGTAGAGATGTTTTTTTCACTTATGGGTCTTATTGCGGCATTGCGGCATAAATATATTTACATAGGATTAGAAAATATCCCGGAGGACAAAGCTGTTTTATTACTGGGAAATCATGTCAGCTGGCTTGACTGGATTTTATTGCAGTTGCCTATAGCAAGACGAATAAATTATATGATGGACAAAGATATTTATAACTGGAAATTTTTTCACGCTGTTTTTAAAAAGGGGGAAGCAATCCCGCTTTCGCCAAGAGCATTCAAAGATGCAATGAAAGAGGCACATAAAAGATTAAAAAAAGGCAGCATTGTCGCTTTGTTTCCCGAAGGCGAAATATCACAGGACGGAAATATACATGAGTTTAAGAGAGGGTATGAGCTGATTCCAAAAGATTATGAGGGTGTTATTGTTCCTTTTTATATAGATAAAGGTATATTTGGCAGTTCTTTTGCAAAATATAGGCCAAAAGGTGCCAAAAGGAATATTTTTAAGCGCAGAGTAGTTAAAATCTATTTTGGAAATCCTCTGCCGATTGATACAAAAGCAAAAGAGTTACGGGATATAATTTTACAAATGAGAGAAAAATATGAAGCTGAATAA
- a CDS encoding diacylglycerol kinase has translation MKLNKPKHNLYKNGMYAVEGFIDIVKNETSFKWQLFMLAVMGIVAWSLPVGFVHSSILFISLFIPVLAEVANSAIERVVDLVTNEYHILAKQAKDAGATLVLLSLLVTLLIWIFTLADALV, from the coding sequence ATGAAGCTGAATAAACCAAAACATAATCTTTATAAAAATGGTATGTATGCAGTAGAGGGTTTTATAGATATAGTGAAAAATGAAACATCATTTAAGTGGCAGCTTTTCATGCTTGCGGTGATGGGTATTGTTGCCTGGAGTTTGCCGGTAGGTTTTGTACACTCAAGTATCCTTTTTATTTCACTGTTTATACCTGTTTTGGCAGAAGTTGCAAACAGTGCCATTGAAAGAGTTGTGGATTTGGTGACTAACGAGTATCATATTTTGGCAAAACAGGCAAAAGATGCCGGTGCGACTTTAGTTTTGTTAAGCTTATTGGTTACACTTTTGATATGGATTTTTACATTAGCTGACGCTTTAGTATAG
- a CDS encoding saccharopine dehydrogenase family protein, which produces MNTTLIIGAGGVSRVVVHKCVQNAEVFGKIVLASRTKSKCDDIKSELPDADIETYALDADNTQEIADLINKVQADIVINVALPYQDLTIMDACIATKTDYLDTANYEHPDEAKFEYKLQWEKDEAFKEAGIMGLLGSGFDPGVTNVFCAYAQKHYFDEIHTIDILDCNAGDHGYPFATNFNPEINLREVSANGRYWENGKWIETEPMEIKMVWDYPEIGPKDSYLLYHEEMESLVKHIKGLKRIRFFMTFGESYLTHMKCLENVGMLGIEPIEHQGQQIVPIEFLKTLLPDPASLGPRTKGKTNIGIVAEGIKDGKKKKIYIYQVSDHEACYKEVNSQAVSYTTGVPAMIGAKLMLEKVWYKTGVHNMEEFDPDPFMEELNKQGLPWKIQELD; this is translated from the coding sequence ATGAATACAACGTTAATAATAGGTGCGGGCGGCGTAAGCCGTGTAGTTGTGCATAAATGTGTACAGAATGCAGAGGTATTTGGAAAAATAGTACTTGCAAGCAGAACAAAATCAAAATGCGATGATATTAAATCAGAACTGCCAGATGCAGATATAGAAACCTATGCGCTTGATGCCGACAATACGCAGGAGATAGCAGATTTGATAAATAAAGTGCAGGCGGATATTGTTATCAATGTGGCACTCCCTTACCAGGACCTAACAATTATGGACGCCTGTATTGCAACAAAAACAGATTATTTGGACACTGCAAACTATGAACATCCCGATGAGGCAAAATTTGAGTATAAACTGCAATGGGAAAAAGACGAAGCCTTCAAAGAAGCAGGTATTATGGGTTTGCTTGGCAGCGGTTTTGACCCGGGTGTGACAAATGTTTTTTGTGCCTATGCGCAAAAACACTATTTTGACGAAATTCATACTATTGATATTCTTGATTGCAATGCAGGTGATCACGGCTATCCTTTTGCAACAAACTTCAATCCTGAGATCAATCTTCGTGAAGTTTCTGCAAACGGGCGATACTGGGAAAACGGCAAATGGATAGAAACAGAGCCGATGGAGATAAAAATGGTCTGGGATTATCCTGAAATCGGACCTAAAGATTCTTATTTGCTTTATCATGAAGAGATGGAATCCCTTGTCAAGCATATAAAAGGGCTTAAGCGTATTCGGTTTTTTATGACCTTTGGCGAGAGTTATCTTACGCATATGAAGTGTCTTGAAAATGTAGGCATGCTGGGAATTGAGCCGATTGAGCATCAGGGGCAACAAATTGTTCCGATAGAGTTTTTAAAAACACTGCTCCCTGATCCGGCTTCTCTTGGTCCCCGTACAAAAGGAAAAACAAATATCGGTATTGTGGCAGAGGGCATAAAAGACGGCAAAAAGAAAAAAATCTATATTTATCAGGTAAGTGATCATGAAGCATGCTATAAAGAGGTGAACTCTCAGGCTGTCTCTTATACGACGGGAGTTCCTGCGATGATAGGTGCAAAGTTGATGCTTGAAAAAGTCTGGTACAAAACAGGGGTGCATAATATGGAAGAGTTTGATCCTGATCCGTTTATGGAAGAGCTCAATAAACAGGGATTGCCTTGGAAGATTCAAGAACTAGACTAA